In Zalophus californianus isolate mZalCal1 chromosome 17, mZalCal1.pri.v2, whole genome shotgun sequence, one DNA window encodes the following:
- the SYT3 gene encoding synaptotagmin-3 has translation MSGDYEDDLCRRALILVSDLCARVRDADTSDRCQEFNDLRIRGYPRGPDADISVSLLSVIVTFCGIVLLGVSLFVSWKLCWVPWRDKGGSAVGGGPLRKDLGPGVGLAGLVGGGGHHLGAGLGGHPLLGGPHHHAHTAHHPPFAELLEPGSLGGSDPPEPSYLDMDSYPEAAAAAVAAGVKPSQTSPELPSEGGAGSGLLLLPPSGGGLPSAQSHQQVTSLAPTTRYPALPRPLTQQTLTPQPDPGSDERPPALPLPLPGGEEKAKLIGQIKPELYQGTGPGGRRGGGAPGSGEAGAGAPCGRISFALRYLYGSDQLVVRILQALDLPAKDSNGFSDPYVKIYLLPDRKKKFQTKVHRKTLNPVFNETFQFSVPLAELAQRKLHFSVYDFDRFSRHDLIGQVVLDNLLELAEQPPDRPLWRDIMEGGSEKADLGELNFSLCYLPTAGRLTVTIIKASNLKAMDLTGFSDPYVKASLISEGRRLKKRKTSIKKNTLNPTYNEALVFDVAPESVESVGLSIAVVDYDCIGHNEVIGVCRVGPDAADPHGREHWAEMLANPRKPVEHWHQLVEEKTLSSFTKGSKGLSEKENSE, from the exons ATGTCGGGAGACTACGAGGATGACCTCTGCCGGCGGGCACTCATCCTGGTCTCAGACCTCTGTGCGCGGGTCCGCGATGCCGACACCAGTGACAGGTGCCAGGAGTTCAACGACCTGCGAATTCGAGGCTATCCCCGGGGCCCAGATGCAG ACATCTCCGTGAGCCTGCTGTCGGTCATCGTGACATTCTGTGGCATTGTCCTTCTGGGCGTCTCCCTCTTCGTGTCCTGGAAATTGTGCTGGGTGCCCTGGCGGGACAAGGGAGGCTCAGCAGTGGGCGGGGGCCCCCTGCGCAAAGACCTAGGCCCTGGGGTCGGGCTGGCAGGCCTGGTAGGTGGCGGTGGGCACCACCTGGGGGCTGGCCTGGGTGGCCATCCTCTGCTGGGGGGTCCACACCACCATGCCCACACCGCCCACCATCCGCCCTTCGCTGAGCTGCTGGAGCCAGGCAGCCTGGGGGGCTCTGACCCCCCTGAGCCCTCCTACTTGGACATGGACTCGTACCCAGAGGCTGCGGCAGCTGCAGTGGCTGCTGGGGTCAAACCGAGCCAGACATCTCCTGAACTGCCCTCTGAGGGAGGTGCAGGCTCTGGGCTGCTCCTGCTGCCCCCCAGTGGTGGGGGCTTGCCCAGTGCCCAGTCGCATCAGCAGGTCACAAGCCTGGCACCCACCACCAG GTACCCGGCCCTACCCCGGCCCCTCACCCAGCAGACCCTGACCCCCCAGCCGGACCCCGGCAGTGACGAGCGGCCGCCTGCCCTACCCTTACCCTTGCCGGGCGGGGaagaaaaagccaaactcatagggCAGATCAAGCCAGAGCTGTACCAGGGGACCGGACCAGGCGGCCGGCGTGGCGGTGGGGCCCCGGGCTCTGGAGAGGCCGGTGCAGGGGCGCCCTGCGGCCGCATCAGTTTCGCCCTGCGGTACCTCTATGGTTCAGACCAGCTGGTGGTGCGGATCCTGCAGGCCTTGGACCTCCCAGCCAAGGACTCTAACGGCTTCTCAGACCCCTATGTCAAGATCTACCTGCTGCCAGACCGCAAGAAAAAGTTCCAGACCAAG GTGCACAGGAAGACGCTGAACCCTGTGTTCAACGAGACATTCCAGTTCTCAGTGCCCCTGGCTGAGCTGGCCCAGCGCAAACTGCACTTCAGCGTCTATGACTTTGACCGCTTCTCGCGGCACGACCTCATCGGCCAAGTGGTGCTGGACAACCTCCTGGAGCTGGCTGAGCAGCCCCCCGACCGCCCACTATGGAGGGACATCATGGAGGGCGGTTCG GAAAAGGCAGATCTTGGGGAGCTCAACTTCTCACTCTGCTACCTCCCCACGGCCGGGCGCCTCACCGTGACCATCATCAAAGCCTCTAACCTCAAAGCGATGGACCTCACCGGCTTCTCAG ACCCCTACGTGAAGGCCTCTCTGATCAGCGAGGGGCGGCGTCTGAAGAAGCGGAAAACCTCCATCAAGAAGAACACGCTGAACCCCACGTACAACGAGGCGCTCGTGTTCGACGTGGCCCCGGAGAGCGTGGAGAGTGTGGGGCTCAGCATTGCGGTGGTAGACTACGATTG CATCGGGCACAACGAGGTGATCGGCGTGTGCCGCGTGGGCCCGGATGCCGCCGACCCCCACGGCCGCGAGCACTGGGCGGAGATGCTGGCCAACCCCCGCAAGCCCGTGGAGCACTGGCATCAGCTGGTGGAG GAAAAGACTTTGTCCAGCTTCACGAAAGGCAGCAAAGgattgtcagagaaagagaactcAGAGTGA